The following are from one region of the bacterium genome:
- a CDS encoding YbaB/EbfC family nucleoid-associated protein, with protein MAKGFGGLPNIPGMGNMMKQVQKMAEETARIEEELGNERIEASSGGGMVTAVANGKQEILEIKIDPQVVDPEDVEMLQDLVVSAVREALEKSVEMKQSRLEALTGGLNIPGLF; from the coding sequence ATGGCAAAAGGATTTGGAGGTCTGCCTAACATACCCGGTATGGGCAATATGATGAAGCAGGTCCAAAAGATGGCCGAGGAGACTGCCCGCATCGAAGAAGAACTCGGCAATGAGCGCATCGAGGCCAGTTCCGGCGGCGGCATGGTCACAGCCGTGGCGAACGGCAAACAGGAGATTCTTGAGATCAAGATCGACCCGCAGGTTGTCGACCCTGAGGATGTAGAAATGCTTCAGGATTTGGTTGTCAGCGCCGTCCGCGAGGCTCTGGAAAAGAGTGTTGAGATGAAGCAGTCGCGTTTGGAAGCTCTGACTGGCGGCCTGAACATACCAGGACTCTTCTGA